The Streptomyces sp. NBC_00659 genomic interval ACTGGGACTCCTCGCTGGGCGGCATCGACGTCCACTACTCGTCGGGACCGGCGAACCACTTCTTCTACCTGCTCTCCGAGGGGAGCGGCGCGAAGACCGTCAACGGGGTGTCGTACGACAGCCCGACCCATGACGGTCTTCCGGTGGCCGGCATCGGCATCGAGAACGCCGCCCGGATCTGGTACCGCGCGCTGACGACATACATGACGTCCACGACCAACTACGCCGGTGCCAGGACCGCGACCCTGCGAGCCGCGGGCGATCTCTTCGGGGCCTACAGCCCGACCTATCTCGCCGTCGCCGACGCCTGGGCGGGTATCAACGTCGGTGACCGCATCGCCCTGGGGGTCAACGTCTCCCCGGTCGCCGACCAGACCTCGGGGGTCGGCCAGCAAGTGTCCCTCCAGGTGAACGCGTACACCACCAACACCGACGCGAGCCTCGCCTACACGGCCACCGGACTGCCGGAGGGCCTGTCCATCGGTGACACCGGACTGATCACCGGGATCCCCGTCACCCCGGGGACCAGCGACACGACGGTCACGGTGACCGACAGCACCGGCGCGGCGGTGTCGGTGGCCTTCCAATGGCGGATCGCGTACGTCTACGCCAACAGCACCCGGGTCGACATCCCCGACGTCGGCCCGGCGGTCGAGTCGCCCGTCACGATCACGGGCCGGCCCGGCAACGCCTCGGCGACCACCGAGGTCTACGTCAACATCGTGCACACCTACCGCGGTGACCTGACGGTCGATCTGGTCGGCCCCGACGGCACCGTCTACTCGCTGCTGAACCGCAGTGGGGGCTCGGCCGACAACGTGGACCAGACGTTCACGGTGGACGCCTCCGCGCAGCCGGTCGACGGCACGTGGAAGCTGCGCGTCCGCGACCTCGCGTCGATCGACGTGGGGTACATCCAGGAGTGGCGGATCACCCCCTGATCCTCCACTGACCCGTGCCCGTCCGGACCGCCTCGCGGACCGGACGGGCAAGCCGTCCCCGCCGAGTGTCCGGGGGCGTCCGCCGTCACAACGGCGCGACGCCCCAGGGCACTCGGCTTCTTTCTGCCCTCGATCACGTTCCGCCGCGCTTCCTTCGCGCCTTCCGGGTCTTCCGTGCCGTCCGAGTCCTCCGCGCCTTCAAGCCTTGACGGATCCGGGCGGCCTCCCGCCTGTCCGCGTAGACCCCCATCCAGGTCAAACCCCTTGAAGTGGCCCACCAACACGGGCCCGACGCACACGAGTTGAAGAAACCCGTGTCACGGGACTTGCCACTCTGATGGTTCATTACTTAAATCAAACCGTGAACTAAGAGAGCCGGAAGGCCAGTTCACAGTGTTCCCACCCACATGGCAGAGCTGTGTCCACAGCTCTCGATCCACTGTGTCCGCTCCGCTCGTCACCCCACCCGCATGGAGTCACGGCATGAAACTCAGAACCCTGGGTGTCGCGCTGGCCGCTATGGCCGCGCTCGTCACCCTGCCCTTGCAGGGACCGGCCGCCGCGGCCGAACTCCCGCTGTCCCAGGGCAAGACGGCCACGTCCTCCTCGGACGAGAACGGGGGCACCCCCGCCGCCTACGCCGTCGACGGCGACACCGCCACCCGGTGGTCCTCGGCCGCCACGGACGCCCAGTGGCTCCAGGTCGACCTCGGCGCCTCGGCCACGATCACCAAGGTCGTCCTCAACTGGGAGGCCGCGTACGGCAGCGACTACCGCATCCAGACCTCACCGGACGGCAGCACCTGGACCGACATCAAGACGGTGACCGGCGGTGACGGCGGCACCGACACGCTCGACGTCTCGGGCCAGGGCCGCTACGTCCGGATGAACGGCGTCCACCGCGCGACCCCGTACGGCTACTCCCTCTGGGAGTTCCAGGTCTTCGGCACCGGCGGCACCGGCACCCCGACGACCTGTGGCACGGCCAACGCGGCGCAGGGCAAGGCGGCGACCGCCTCCTCCACCGAGAACGCGTCCGGCCCCGCCTCGGCCGCCTTCGACGGCAACACCGCGACGCGCTGGTCCAGCGCCTTCTCCGACCCGCAGTGGGTCCAGGTCGATCTCGGATCCTCCAGCGACCTGTGCCGGGTCGACCTCAACTGGGAGGCGGCGTACGGCAAGGCCTTCCAGATCCAGTCCTCCACGGACGGCCAGAACTGGACCGTCCTCAAGTCCGTCACCGACGGCACGGGCGGCACCGCCTCCTACGACGTCTCCGGCAAGGGCCGGTACGTACGGATCTACGGGACGACCCGGGGCACCGCGTACGGGTACTCGCTGTGGGAGGTCGCCGTCCACACCGGCACAGGGACCGGCACCCCGCCCGTGCAGGGCGGCGGAGACCTCGGGCCCAACGTCATCGTCGTGGACCCCTCGACGCCCGGTCTGCAGGGCAAGTTCGACCAGGTCTTCGCCCAGCAGGAGTCGAACCAGTTCGGTTCCGCCCGCTACCAGTTCCTGATGAAGCCGGGCACGTACAACGGGATCAACGCCCAAGTCGGCTTTTACACCTCGATCTCGGGCCTCGGCCTGAACCCCGACGACACCCACATCAACGGCGACATCACCGTGGACGCGGGCTGGTTCAACGGCAACGCCACCCAGAACTTCTGGCGTTCGGCGGAGAACCTGTCGATCACCCCGGTCAACGGCACGGACCGCTGGGCCGTGGCGCAGGCCGCGCCCTTCCGCCGTATCCATGTACAGGGCGGCCTCAACCTCGCCCCGAACGGCTACGGCTGGGCCTCCGGCGGCTACATCGCCGACTCCAAGATCGACGGTACGGTCGGCCCGTACTCCCAGCAGCAGTGGTACACCCGTGACAGCTCCGTCGGCGGCTGGACCAACGGTGTCTGGAACATGACCTTCACGGGCGTCCAGGGAGCACCGGCGACGAACTTCGACACCGGCCCGTACACCACCCTGGACACCACCCCGGTCTCCCGCGAGAAGCCCTACCTCTACCTGGACGGCAGCACCTACAAGGTGTTCGTGCCCTCCAAGCGGACCAACTCCCGCGGCGTCTCGTGGCCCAACACGGCCGGTACGTCGATCCCGCTCGACCAGTTCTACGTCGTCAAGGCCGGCGCGACCGCGCAGACCATCAACGCGGCGCTCGCCCAGGGTCTCAACCTGCTGTTCACCCCAGGTGTCTACCACATCGACCAGACGATCAACGTGACCCGGGCCAACACCGTCGTCCTCGGTCTCGGGCTCGCGACCGTCGTGCCGGACAACGGC includes:
- a CDS encoding discoidin domain-containing protein, which encodes MKLRTLGVALAAMAALVTLPLQGPAAAAELPLSQGKTATSSSDENGGTPAAYAVDGDTATRWSSAATDAQWLQVDLGASATITKVVLNWEAAYGSDYRIQTSPDGSTWTDIKTVTGGDGGTDTLDVSGQGRYVRMNGVHRATPYGYSLWEFQVFGTGGTGTPTTCGTANAAQGKAATASSTENASGPASAAFDGNTATRWSSAFSDPQWVQVDLGSSSDLCRVDLNWEAAYGKAFQIQSSTDGQNWTVLKSVTDGTGGTASYDVSGKGRYVRIYGTTRGTAYGYSLWEVAVHTGTGTGTPPVQGGGDLGPNVIVVDPSTPGLQGKFDQVFAQQESNQFGSARYQFLMKPGTYNGINAQVGFYTSISGLGLNPDDTHINGDITVDAGWFNGNATQNFWRSAENLSITPVNGTDRWAVAQAAPFRRIHVQGGLNLAPNGYGWASGGYIADSKIDGTVGPYSQQQWYTRDSSVGGWTNGVWNMTFTGVQGAPATNFDTGPYTTLDTTPVSREKPYLYLDGSTYKVFVPSKRTNSRGVSWPNTAGTSIPLDQFYVVKAGATAQTINAALAQGLNLLFTPGVYHIDQTINVTRANTVVLGLGLATVVPDNGIDAMHVADVDGVRLAGFLIDAGSSKSDTLLQIGSSGASADHSANPTTMQDVFVRVGGAGPGLATNSVVVNSDDVVIDHTWLWRADHGEGVGWETNRADYGLVVNGDDVLATGLFVEHFNKYDVLWNGENGRTIFYQNEKAYDVPNSAAITHDGIVGYAAYKVADSVAVHEAWGLGSYCNFTSDPSIVQAHGFQVPVKAGIKLHDIQVISLGGKGQYAHVVNNTGAPTSGTDTVPSKVTQFP